The following are encoded in a window of Geotrypetes seraphini chromosome 5, aGeoSer1.1, whole genome shotgun sequence genomic DNA:
- the NUP35 gene encoding nucleoporin NUP35 isoform X2: MTLGSPTSPKPGASAQFLPGFLLGDLPTPLTPQPRSLSGTSMEVRPPLIAGGSPPQLVVPSHKDKGGAPPIRSIFDDISSPGLGSTSLSSRKQLGFSVMQTPLCGTMSTTPGAATSVFSPATIGQSRKTLSPTQLSPFYTQSDSLTLEDQLDDTWVTVFGFPQAAASYILLQFAQFGNILKHVMSNTGNWMHIQYQSKLQARKALSKDGRVFGESIMIGVKPCIDKSVMESCERTSATSTSSVFTPPVKPISTPTQPCSTPRSTTMRPLAAAYRASTSDYQVVSDRQTPKKDDSLVSKAMEFMFGW, translated from the exons ATGACCCTAGGATCTCCGACTTCCCCAAAACCTGGAGCCAGTGCTCAGTTTTTACCAGGATTTTTATTAGGTGACTTACCAACTCCTTTGACGCCCCAGCCTCGCTCTTTAAGTGGTACATCTATGGAAGTGAGGCCTCCTTTAATTGCAG GTGGGTCTCCCCCACAGCTAGTGGTTCCTAGCCATAAAGATAAGGGTGGTGCTCCACCAATTAGAAGCATCTTTGATGATATATCAAGTCCAGGACTGGGATCTACATCACTAAGTTCaagaaaacag CTTGGGTTTTCTGTGATGCAGACACCATTATGTGGGACTATGTCAACAACACCTGGAGCAG CTACAAGTGTGTTCAGCCCAGCAACTATTGGACAATCCAGGAAAACTCTTTCGCCTACACAACTTAGTCCTTTCTATACTCAAAGTGATTCTCTAACATTAGAAGATCAACTAGATGATACATGGGTAACGGTTTTTGG GTTTCCCCAAGCAGCTGCTTCTTATATTTTACTACAGTTTGCACAGTTTGGAAACATATTGAAACATGTG ATGTCCAACACTGGAAACTGGATGCACATTCAGTATCAATCTAAGTTACAAGCCAGGAAAGCGCTAAGTAAAGATGGAAGAGTTTTTGGGGAATCAATCATGATTGGGGTCAAACCTTGTATTGATAAG AGTGTAATGGAAAGCTGTGAGAGAACATCTGCAACATCTACATCTTCAGTCTTTACTCCTCCAGTTAAACCCATAAGCACCCCAACACAGCCTTGTAGCACACCCAGGAGTACAACTATGAGACCTCTTGCTGCAGCATATAGAGCATCAACTAGTGACTATCAA gttgttTCTGACAGACAGACTCCAAAGAAAGATGACAGTTTGGTATCAAAAGCTATGGAATTTATGTTTGGCTGGTAG
- the NUP35 gene encoding nucleoporin NUP35 isoform X1: protein MMTGAEPMTLGSPTSPKPGASAQFLPGFLLGDLPTPLTPQPRSLSGTSMEVRPPLIAGGSPPQLVVPSHKDKGGAPPIRSIFDDISSPGLGSTSLSSRKQLGFSVMQTPLCGTMSTTPGAATSVFSPATIGQSRKTLSPTQLSPFYTQSDSLTLEDQLDDTWVTVFGFPQAAASYILLQFAQFGNILKHVMSNTGNWMHIQYQSKLQARKALSKDGRVFGESIMIGVKPCIDKSVMESCERTSATSTSSVFTPPVKPISTPTQPCSTPRSTTMRPLAAAYRASTSDYQVVSDRQTPKKDDSLVSKAMEFMFGW from the exons GAGCAGAACCAATGACCCTAGGATCTCCGACTTCCCCAAAACCTGGAGCCAGTGCTCAGTTTTTACCAGGATTTTTATTAGGTGACTTACCAACTCCTTTGACGCCCCAGCCTCGCTCTTTAAGTGGTACATCTATGGAAGTGAGGCCTCCTTTAATTGCAG GTGGGTCTCCCCCACAGCTAGTGGTTCCTAGCCATAAAGATAAGGGTGGTGCTCCACCAATTAGAAGCATCTTTGATGATATATCAAGTCCAGGACTGGGATCTACATCACTAAGTTCaagaaaacag CTTGGGTTTTCTGTGATGCAGACACCATTATGTGGGACTATGTCAACAACACCTGGAGCAG CTACAAGTGTGTTCAGCCCAGCAACTATTGGACAATCCAGGAAAACTCTTTCGCCTACACAACTTAGTCCTTTCTATACTCAAAGTGATTCTCTAACATTAGAAGATCAACTAGATGATACATGGGTAACGGTTTTTGG GTTTCCCCAAGCAGCTGCTTCTTATATTTTACTACAGTTTGCACAGTTTGGAAACATATTGAAACATGTG ATGTCCAACACTGGAAACTGGATGCACATTCAGTATCAATCTAAGTTACAAGCCAGGAAAGCGCTAAGTAAAGATGGAAGAGTTTTTGGGGAATCAATCATGATTGGGGTCAAACCTTGTATTGATAAG AGTGTAATGGAAAGCTGTGAGAGAACATCTGCAACATCTACATCTTCAGTCTTTACTCCTCCAGTTAAACCCATAAGCACCCCAACACAGCCTTGTAGCACACCCAGGAGTACAACTATGAGACCTCTTGCTGCAGCATATAGAGCATCAACTAGTGACTATCAA gttgttTCTGACAGACAGACTCCAAAGAAAGATGACAGTTTGGTATCAAAAGCTATGGAATTTATGTTTGGCTGGTAG